The DNA window GTGTTCGACGCCCTCGCGGAGCACTTGCCGTTTCGCATCACCCGCGTGCACCACGAACCCGATGGCCATTTCCCCAACGGCATCCCCAACCCGTTGCTGCCCGAAAATCGCAGCGCCACCGCCGAGGCCGTGCAACAGCATGGCGCGGATATGGGCATTGCTTGGGATGGAGATTTCGATCGCTGCTTTTTCTTTGATGAACGCGGCGCATTTATTGAAGGCTACTACATGGTCGGCCTGCTGGCGGCACAGATCCTCGCCAAACACCCCGGTGGTCGCGTGATTCACGATACGCGCCTGACCTGGAATACCCGAGACATGGCGCGCCAGGCGGGCGGTGTACCCATCATGGGCCGCACCGGTCACGCCTTTATGAAGGACCTCATGCGCAGCGATGATGCGCTGTACGCTGGCGAGATGTCAGCCCACCACTATTTCCGCGATTTTGCGTGCTGCGACAGCGGCATGATCCCCTGGCTACTGATTGCCGAGGCGATGAGTGTGACCGGTCAGCCCCTGTCCGCATTGGTTGAAGCGCGGATCAGCGCCTACCCCTGCAGTGGCGAGATCAATTTCCCGGTGCGCGATGTGGCCGCCGCCATTGGCCATATCGCCGATCACTACGCCCAGCTGCGTCCCATGATCGACACCACTGATGGCATCAGCATGGACTTCGATCTGTGGCGATTTAACCTGCGCGGCTCCAACACCGAGCCTATGCTGCGCCTCAATGTGGAGAGTCGTGGCGACGCAGCCCTCATGCAACAGCGTACCCAGGAAATCAGCGACCTGATCGCCGCCTTCGCTCAATAGCGCTAGGCAGGCAAACGCGGCCTAAGAAAGCCCTCAGTAACGCTCAATCGTGGCGCGCTGACGCAGCAGTTCCAGTTCGCTCTGCAAAGCCCGATTAGCAAGAATCTGTTGCAGCGCCTCAATCACTTCCTCAAATGCCGGAAGATCCAAGGCGCGCGTCTCCTGAAGCTCGATCACATGCCAACCAAAGCGGCTTTGCACCGGTTCCGCAGTCACCTGGCCCGGGGAAAGCTGCGCCAAAGCCTCGGCGAATTCGGTGACCATCATATCCAGCTGAAACCAACCCAAATCACCACCCCGATCGGCGGTGGTATCGGTTGAGTGCTCGCCCGCTAAGGCCACAAAGTCCGCCCCAGCGCCCAGTTGCGCAATCAGTTCCGCCGCCAGATCCGCATCATCCACCAAAATATGCCGCGCCCGAAACTCCTCATCCCCGGCCGCGGCAATCTGCGCTTCATACTCGGCACGTAGAGCCGTCTCAGTGAAATCCTGCTCATCCATAAACCGCTGCACATAATGATTCGCCAGCACGTTGGTGCGCAGCTGGTCCAGCTGCCGCTGAATCTCCAGATCCTCATCCAGCCCGCGCCGCTCAGCGGCCTGACGCAGTAAGACCATATCGATCAGTTCTTCCAGCGCATCATCGCGACTCACCCGCGCCATAGGCCCCTGGCGCGCAATCAAGTCCTCCACCGCCCAGCGACTAATCACTGCGTCATTGACCTTAGCGACTTGCGGCCCAGGATCGGTAAACGCAGC is part of the Ectothiorhodosinus mongolicus genome and encodes:
- a CDS encoding phosphomannomutase translates to MTTEQKLACFKAYDIRGRVPEELNPEVAEAIGRAYAAVVQPQGPVAIGWDIRLSSPELAQALTRGLNASGVDTQTLGQCGTEMIYHAASQSGMGGGIMVTASHNPMDYNGMKLVRDQAIPLSGDSGLPEMERRVRENDLPPPTVHPGTNTAVDVLHSYVQRILGFIEVPQLKPLHLVVNAGNGAAGPVFDALAEHLPFRITRVHHEPDGHFPNGIPNPLLPENRSATAEAVQQHGADMGIAWDGDFDRCFFFDERGAFIEGYYMVGLLAAQILAKHPGGRVIHDTRLTWNTRDMARQAGGVPIMGRTGHAFMKDLMRSDDALYAGEMSAHHYFRDFACCDSGMIPWLLIAEAMSVTGQPLSALVEARISAYPCSGEINFPVRDVAAAIGHIADHYAQLRPMIDTTDGISMDFDLWRFNLRGSNTEPMLRLNVESRGDAALMQQRTQEISDLIAAFAQ
- a CDS encoding peptidylprolyl isomerase, translating into MKRWPLGLILGGVVSALALSLMGCGNNDTAAFTDPGPQVAKVNDAVISRWAVEDLIARQGPMARVSRDDALEELIDMVLLRQAAERRGLDEDLEIQRQLDQLRTNVLANHYVQRFMDEQDFTETALRAEYEAQIAAAGDEEFRARHILVDDADLAAELIAQLGAGADFVALAGEHSTDTTADRGGDLGWFQLDMMVTEFAEALAQLSPGQVTAEPVQSRFGWHVIELQETRALDLPAFEEVIEALQQILANRALQSELELLRQRATIERY